In the Mycolicibacterium thermoresistibile genome, one interval contains:
- a CDS encoding DUF732 domain-containing protein, whose product MAHLGIRTRLAAGLAVAATIGGGAIPLAAPAAADEVAYLVNVTMRPGYNFADADHALAYGRGICDKVVSGRGYADIMADVKVDFANPDEFQASYLISQAANELCPAQIWQLRNSAAGYRPSAS is encoded by the coding sequence ATGGCTCATCTCGGAATTCGAACCCGTCTAGCCGCGGGGCTGGCTGTGGCGGCAACCATCGGCGGCGGCGCGATCCCCCTCGCCGCGCCGGCCGCCGCCGACGAGGTGGCCTACCTGGTCAACGTGACGATGCGGCCGGGCTACAACTTCGCCGACGCCGATCATGCGCTGGCTTATGGTCGGGGTATCTGCGACAAGGTCGTTTCCGGGCGCGGATACGCAGACATCATGGCCGATGTCAAAGTCGACTTCGCCAATCCTGATGAGTTTCAGGCCTCGTATCTGATCTCACAGGCTGCGAACGAACTGTGTCCAGCGCAGATCTGGCAATTGCGCAACTCGGCAGCGGGATATAGGCCGTCCGCGTCTTGA
- a CDS encoding TetR/AcrR family transcriptional regulator: MARRKGRGSLDSTQSVNDEQESKSAATRARILDAAAHVLSVRGYAGLRLTDVAARADIQAPAIYYYYPSREALIEEVMWVGIADTRDQVVAALDALPDGTPALDRLLTAVATHLQHALEISDYATAAIRNAGQVPLAIRKRQIREEERYGEVWRRLINDLAREGQLRPELDLYIAQMLILGALNWAAEWWDPRRSSVETVIANAQTIIKHGITTVE; encoded by the coding sequence ATGGCTAGGCGTAAGGGTAGGGGCTCACTCGACTCCACACAATCGGTGAACGACGAGCAGGAATCAAAGTCAGCGGCCACCCGGGCACGCATCTTGGATGCGGCGGCGCACGTTCTGAGCGTCCGCGGTTACGCAGGGTTGCGACTCACCGACGTCGCCGCCAGAGCCGACATCCAGGCACCGGCCATCTACTACTACTACCCATCCCGCGAGGCGCTGATCGAAGAGGTGATGTGGGTCGGTATCGCCGACACACGCGATCAGGTCGTCGCCGCCCTCGACGCGCTTCCCGACGGGACACCGGCCCTGGACCGGTTGCTCACGGCGGTGGCGACCCATCTGCAGCACGCCCTGGAGATCTCAGACTACGCCACGGCCGCCATCCGCAATGCGGGCCAGGTGCCCCTGGCGATCCGTAAGCGGCAGATCCGCGAGGAGGAACGCTACGGCGAGGTCTGGCGGAGGCTGATCAACGATCTCGCTCGGGAGGGGCAGCTTCGCCCCGAACTGGACCTCTACATCGCACAAATGCTGATCCTCGGTGCGTTGAACTGGGCAGCGGAGTGGTGGGATCCCCGCCGCAGTTCCGTCGAAACGGTTATCGCCAACGCACAGACCATCATCAAGCACGGCATCACGACGGTCGAATAG
- a CDS encoding LysR family transcriptional regulator, which yields MTPAQLRAFSAVVRLGSVRAAAQELGMSDAGISMHIAQLRKELDDPLFHRTKNGLSFTPGGLRLASRAVDILGLQRQTAIEVTEAAHGRRLLRIAASHAFAEHAAPGLIDLFSSRADDLSVELTVEPVSRFRDLLESRAVDVTLGPAVREPGPAIVVRPFLNYQIIAVTSPSNPLAAATPTIAQLRAQSWMLGPSAGGIDGDVAAMLRRLEIPEAAQRIFQSDSAAQEEVQRIGGVTLSIGFAVAKDLAAGRLARIKGVQATAEWCVSTLSSAARQPAASELVRFITTPRCTQAMIRGTSEGVTRFRPKVHVTLWS from the coding sequence ATGACCCCCGCTCAGTTGCGCGCGTTCTCCGCCGTGGTACGGCTGGGCTCGGTGCGGGCCGCCGCCCAGGAGCTGGGGATGTCCGACGCCGGCATCTCCATGCACATCGCGCAGCTGCGCAAGGAACTCGACGATCCGCTGTTCCACCGCACCAAGAACGGGCTGTCGTTCACCCCGGGCGGGTTGCGGTTGGCCAGCCGCGCGGTCGACATCCTCGGCCTGCAACGGCAGACCGCGATCGAGGTGACCGAGGCGGCGCACGGCCGGCGGCTGCTGCGGATCGCGGCCTCGCATGCGTTCGCCGAACACGCCGCGCCCGGATTGATCGATCTGTTCTCGTCACGGGCCGACGATCTGTCCGTCGAGCTCACCGTCGAGCCGGTGAGCCGGTTCCGTGATCTGCTGGAGTCCCGCGCCGTCGACGTCACGCTCGGACCGGCGGTGCGCGAGCCGGGCCCGGCGATCGTGGTGCGGCCGTTCCTCAATTACCAGATCATCGCGGTGACGTCGCCGAGCAATCCGCTGGCGGCCGCCACCCCGACGATCGCGCAGTTGCGGGCCCAGTCGTGGATGCTGGGCCCGTCGGCCGGCGGGATCGACGGCGACGTCGCGGCGATGCTGCGCCGGCTGGAGATTCCCGAAGCGGCGCAGCGCATCTTCCAAAGCGATTCGGCCGCACAGGAAGAGGTGCAACGGATCGGCGGGGTGACACTGTCGATCGGGTTCGCGGTGGCCAAGGATCTCGCCGCCGGCCGGCTGGCACGCATCAAGGGTGTGCAGGCGACCGCCGAATGGTGTGTGTCGACGCTGTCGTCGGCGGCGCGCCAGCCCGCGGCGTCAGAGTTGGTGCGGTTCATCACCACGCCGCGCTGCACCCAGGCGATGATCCGCGGCACGTCCGAAGGGGTCACCCGATTCCGCCCCAAAGTGCATGTGACACTGTGGAGTTGA
- a CDS encoding mammalian cell entry protein — MADVAVASTPCADDTVPENDACVDSGVSGGDQIRALSDGSGGSGGGGVRRGPWVLLIAGLTAVVALGGVIGVFGFRVVEERAEQQQREMFVNAARRTATDLTTIDHTRVEADIQRIIDGATGGFREDFESRSGPFAEVVRQAKSTSKGTVTEAGIERLADDQGQVLVAVTVETSLPDLPEQEPRSWRMRLTVEQDGDEARVSQVEFVP, encoded by the coding sequence ATGGCTGACGTGGCTGTCGCTTCGACGCCGTGTGCCGACGATACCGTGCCTGAGAACGATGCGTGCGTCGACAGCGGGGTGTCCGGCGGCGATCAGATCCGTGCTCTGTCCGATGGCAGTGGTGGCAGTGGTGGTGGCGGTGTTCGGCGGGGACCGTGGGTGCTACTGATTGCCGGCCTGACCGCGGTCGTGGCGTTGGGCGGGGTGATCGGAGTGTTCGGTTTCCGAGTCGTCGAGGAGCGCGCGGAGCAGCAACAGCGGGAGATGTTCGTGAACGCGGCTCGGCGAACCGCGACCGACCTGACCACGATCGATCACACTCGGGTCGAGGCCGATATCCAGAGAATCATCGACGGTGCGACGGGCGGCTTTCGGGAGGACTTCGAAAGCCGGTCGGGTCCGTTCGCAGAAGTGGTCAGGCAGGCGAAGTCGACATCGAAGGGCACGGTCACCGAGGCCGGCATCGAGAGATTGGCCGACGACCAGGGGCAGGTACTGGTCGCCGTCACCGTCGAGACCTCGCTACCGGATCTGCCCGAGCAGGAACCCCGATCATGGCGGATGCGACTGACTGTGGAACAGGACGGCGATGAGGCCAGGGTTTCTCAAGTGGAGTTCGTGCCGTGA